From one Caldithrix abyssi DSM 13497 genomic stretch:
- a CDS encoding NAD(P)(+) transhydrogenase (Re/Si-specific) subunit beta gives MVTITNIVYLISASFFIIGLRWLGSPKTARKGNLLSMLGMLIAIVVTLLDKNILDFTYIIAGLIIGAAIGAYVAKTVEMTAMPQMVALFNGFGGAASALVAYSEYVRVQGVMNIDVSITLVLSLLIGVVTLVGSLIAYAKLQGIMTGAPITFPGQKFANGVLLFVALALGGFFVADPSVEMFLLVIIGVAVILGITSVIPIGGADMPVVISLLNSYSGLAAAMTGFVLSNNVLIISGALVGASGIILTNIMCKAMNRSLANVLFAAVGTDGGGGGVRKDKAEVTQYTAEDAAVVLDTARSVIIVPGYGLAVAQAQHVLHELAELLKEKGVQVRYAIHPVAGRMPGHMNVLLAEANVPYDMLYEMDQINDEFQNTDVALIIGANDVVNPAARTDKDSPLYGMPILNVDKARTVMIIKRSLSPGFAGVDNQLFYDPKTMMLFGDAKEMVTELVKEVKNI, from the coding sequence ATGGTTACGATTACGAATATTGTTTATTTGATTTCCGCCAGTTTTTTTATCATCGGGCTCAGGTGGTTAGGCTCGCCCAAAACAGCGCGCAAGGGTAATTTGCTTTCCATGTTAGGAATGCTGATTGCGATTGTTGTGACGTTGTTGGATAAAAATATTCTCGATTTTACGTACATCATTGCCGGATTGATTATCGGCGCGGCGATTGGCGCTTATGTGGCCAAAACCGTAGAAATGACGGCCATGCCGCAAATGGTGGCCCTGTTTAACGGATTTGGCGGCGCGGCCTCGGCGCTGGTGGCCTATTCCGAATACGTGCGCGTGCAGGGCGTAATGAATATCGATGTGAGCATTACTCTGGTGCTCAGTTTGCTCATCGGCGTGGTTACGCTGGTGGGTAGTTTGATCGCCTATGCTAAATTGCAGGGCATAATGACCGGCGCTCCGATTACCTTTCCCGGTCAAAAATTTGCCAACGGCGTTTTGTTGTTTGTTGCGCTGGCGCTGGGCGGCTTTTTTGTGGCCGATCCTTCGGTGGAAATGTTTTTGCTGGTCATTATCGGCGTTGCCGTTATTTTGGGTATCACGTCGGTGATCCCGATTGGCGGGGCGGATATGCCGGTGGTTATTTCCCTTTTAAATTCCTATTCCGGTCTGGCAGCGGCGATGACAGGTTTTGTGCTCTCCAATAATGTGTTGATCATCAGCGGCGCGCTGGTGGGCGCATCGGGCATTATTTTGACCAATATCATGTGCAAGGCCATGAACCGCTCGCTGGCCAACGTGTTGTTTGCCGCGGTGGGTACCGATGGCGGGGGCGGCGGCGTACGCAAAGACAAGGCGGAAGTTACGCAATACACTGCCGAAGATGCCGCCGTGGTGCTCGATACTGCTCGCTCCGTCATTATTGTACCCGGTTATGGGTTGGCGGTGGCTCAGGCACAACATGTTTTACACGAGCTGGCTGAACTGTTAAAAGAAAAAGGCGTTCAGGTGCGCTATGCCATTCATCCTGTTGCCGGAAGAATGCCCGGCCACATGAACGTACTGCTGGCCGAAGCCAATGTGCCCTACGACATGCTTTACGAAATGGATCAGATTAACGATGAATTTCAGAACACAGATGTGGCTTTGATCATCGGCGCTAATGACGTGGTTAATCCTGCCGCACGAACCGATAAAGACAGTCCGCTGTACGGAATGCCCATTCTAAATGTAGATAAAGCGCGTACGGTAATGATTATTAAGCGCAGTTTAAGTCCGGGCTTTGCCGGCGTCGATAACCAGTTGTTTTACGATCCCAAAACCATGATGCTGTTTGGCGACGCCAAGGAGATGGTTACTGAGCTGGTGAAAGAAGTCAAAAATATTTGA
- a CDS encoding hybrid sensor histidine kinase/response regulator produces the protein MDTQPKVLIVDDDKENVDLIAYFLKPQNYKIITAHNGVDALKLVEKENPDLILLDIKLPKMDGFEVCERIKKKSPTKFIPIIMITALKDLKSKIRSLEAGADDFISKPFENIELLTRVKSLLRIKKYHDELEQKNKELEEKNQSLLRMDQFKEELNHLIIHDMKNPIFVIQGNLQMLMMGLDDSMSNLKKYVDRIDRSTQNLLRMVMNLIDITKIETGSMSLKLELASLNDVVENSLARIKDFPEAADKQINVDFVEQMPYIKLDVSVMERVVDNLLSFALANVPTDGRVDVKTFKTEHTVGASIHDYGQQIPLKYGNNVFNKFRQIEIKKEGYRVGRGLGLTFCNLAVEAHGGKMYLDEKNEIGNKIIFEIPINN, from the coding sequence ATGGATACGCAACCCAAAGTATTAATTGTTGATGACGACAAGGAAAACGTAGATTTAATAGCCTATTTTTTAAAGCCGCAAAACTACAAAATCATTACCGCGCATAATGGGGTGGATGCTCTTAAGTTAGTAGAAAAAGAGAATCCGGATCTTATTCTTCTGGATATTAAGCTGCCTAAGATGGATGGTTTTGAGGTGTGCGAACGGATTAAGAAAAAGTCTCCCACCAAGTTTATCCCCATTATTATGATTACTGCCTTAAAAGATTTAAAAAGTAAAATACGTAGCCTTGAGGCCGGTGCCGATGATTTTATCTCCAAGCCGTTTGAAAATATTGAACTGTTGACCAGAGTAAAATCTTTGTTACGCATAAAAAAATATCATGATGAATTAGAACAAAAAAATAAGGAGCTTGAAGAAAAAAATCAAAGCTTGCTACGGATGGACCAGTTCAAAGAGGAACTGAATCATCTGATCATTCATGATATGAAGAATCCCATTTTTGTGATTCAGGGTAACTTGCAAATGTTGATGATGGGCCTCGATGACAGTATGTCCAATCTTAAAAAATATGTAGATCGCATTGATCGCAGCACACAAAATTTACTGCGCATGGTTATGAACCTGATCGACATCACCAAAATAGAGACGGGTTCCATGTCGCTAAAACTGGAACTGGCCAGCCTGAATGACGTGGTGGAGAACAGTCTGGCGCGGATTAAAGACTTTCCGGAAGCTGCAGATAAACAGATTAATGTGGATTTTGTCGAACAGATGCCTTACATAAAGCTTGATGTCTCCGTAATGGAACGGGTTGTTGATAACCTGTTGAGTTTTGCCCTGGCAAACGTTCCGACGGATGGGCGCGTGGATGTTAAGACGTTTAAAACAGAACATACAGTGGGCGCCTCTATTCATGATTATGGTCAGCAGATTCCGTTAAAGTATGGCAATAATGTATTTAACAAATTTCGTCAAATAGAAATCAAAAAAGAAGGATACCGCGTTGGTCGCGGTCTTGGGCTCACCTTCTGCAATCTGGCCGTTGAAGCGCACGGCGGTAAAATGTATCTGGATGAAAAGAATGAAATTGGCAATAAAATAATTTTTGAGATTCCCATTAACAACTAA
- a CDS encoding TonB-dependent receptor, whose product MKTYLLFFLTLFVASNLFAGSIAGKVIDKATGEPLAGANVYLKGTTMGAASDQDGMYYFKAPDGVYTLVCNFVGYADQEVEIVVKGDVRHDFALTEFLFTKTIEVLADRAKERETPVAFTNIEKEAMELRLGSRDIPMVLNTTPSVYATQQGGGAGDARINVRGFNQRNVAIMINGVPVNDMENGWVYWSNWDGVGDATASIQVQRGLSAINLATPSIGGTMNVITDPTKTKPGLKFKQEYGTGMFLKTTVVANTGLIANKFAFNAALVRKTGDGLIDKTWTDAWAYYLGASWDINKNNRIEIYALGAPQRHGQNLYKQNIAVYDSAYAAGLSDYDPAAFSKFKERGREYNQNWAPVNPAYKGKQAWNESTHDRYSANFINERENFFHKPIVNLNWYSNLTDRMTLYNVFYYSGGHGGGTGTYGKVYRRDANGVLGGENYKFYYGPSPWIYDWDQTIEMNRGPAGTYYVDKKALTKENGQSLGILRNSRNNQWTIGAISKINYKVSDNIKSTIGIDWRKAEIDHYREVRDLLGGEYYIDNSDEFNPNKKVGLGDKIAYYFTNDVDWLGGFVQAEYSKDRTTAYGMFGYSGIKYSYLNHFKKGPDGGKLKAETDVLPGYQIKGGVSYRSTDQTQVYANAGYVSKVPIFDDVIDDYNGIKNEDYKNSTFTSVEFGMNYTSANRQFVLKTNVYYTKWNNRTFRESSFPFEGEEYLVYLSGVNQEHYGIEFEGAYQPSRLWRLDFAGSIGHWMYTKDVQGEARYIETGLRIPYSIYIRDLMVGDAPQTQLALAGSFFPIRGLNTQIVYRYYARYWSDFNPFDRIDLADRAQPWRVPDYGVMDLHVMYDLPFHFQGVKFRVFAHVYNVFDQIYIQDATDNSQYNAYTSNGKTHSADDAEVFMGLPRFFNIGITVRY is encoded by the coding sequence ATGAAGACCTATTTACTTTTTTTCCTCACACTCTTTGTTGCCTCTAATCTGTTTGCCGGGTCGATTGCCGGTAAGGTGATTGATAAGGCAACGGGTGAACCATTGGCCGGAGCCAATGTCTATTTAAAAGGTACCACGATGGGCGCCGCTTCTGATCAGGATGGAATGTATTATTTTAAAGCTCCTGATGGCGTTTACACTCTGGTCTGTAACTTTGTCGGTTATGCCGATCAGGAGGTGGAAATTGTGGTTAAGGGAGACGTCAGGCACGACTTTGCCCTGACCGAATTTTTGTTTACCAAAACCATTGAAGTATTAGCCGATCGCGCTAAAGAGCGTGAAACGCCGGTGGCTTTTACCAACATTGAAAAAGAAGCGATGGAGCTTCGTCTTGGTTCGCGGGACATTCCTATGGTATTGAACACGACGCCCAGTGTTTATGCCACGCAGCAGGGTGGCGGAGCTGGCGATGCACGCATCAATGTTCGTGGTTTTAATCAGAGAAATGTGGCCATCATGATCAATGGTGTGCCGGTAAATGATATGGAAAATGGTTGGGTTTACTGGTCAAACTGGGATGGCGTTGGCGATGCCACGGCCTCCATTCAGGTTCAGCGCGGTTTGAGCGCCATTAACCTGGCTACGCCTTCCATTGGCGGTACGATGAATGTGATTACCGATCCTACCAAAACCAAGCCCGGTCTTAAATTTAAGCAAGAATACGGAACGGGTATGTTCTTAAAGACCACGGTTGTGGCCAATACCGGTTTAATTGCCAACAAGTTTGCCTTTAATGCCGCATTGGTGCGCAAAACTGGCGACGGCTTGATTGATAAAACCTGGACCGATGCCTGGGCCTATTATCTGGGCGCTTCGTGGGATATTAATAAAAATAATCGCATAGAAATTTACGCCCTGGGCGCGCCGCAACGCCACGGACAAAATTTGTATAAACAGAATATCGCCGTTTATGACAGCGCCTATGCCGCCGGTTTGTCCGATTATGATCCGGCCGCTTTTAGTAAATTTAAAGAACGCGGCAGAGAGTACAATCAGAACTGGGCGCCGGTAAATCCTGCTTATAAAGGCAAACAGGCCTGGAACGAAAGTACGCATGATCGTTACAGCGCTAATTTTATCAATGAGCGTGAAAACTTTTTCCACAAGCCGATTGTGAACTTGAACTGGTATTCAAATTTGACCGACCGCATGACACTGTATAACGTATTCTATTATTCTGGCGGGCACGGCGGCGGAACCGGCACGTATGGAAAGGTTTATCGTCGCGATGCCAATGGCGTTCTGGGCGGTGAAAATTATAAGTTCTATTATGGCCCGTCGCCTTGGATTTATGATTGGGATCAAACCATCGAAATGAATAGAGGACCTGCGGGAACTTACTATGTGGACAAAAAAGCATTGACCAAAGAAAACGGTCAGTCGCTGGGTATTTTGCGCAATAGCCGCAATAACCAGTGGACCATTGGAGCCATTTCTAAGATTAATTATAAGGTATCTGATAATATCAAATCTACAATCGGTATTGACTGGCGCAAGGCCGAGATCGACCACTATCGTGAAGTGCGCGATCTGTTGGGCGGCGAATACTACATCGATAATTCCGATGAATTTAATCCCAATAAAAAAGTTGGGCTGGGCGATAAAATTGCCTATTATTTTACCAATGATGTGGACTGGCTGGGCGGCTTTGTTCAGGCTGAATACTCCAAAGATCGTACAACGGCCTATGGTATGTTCGGTTATTCCGGAATTAAATACTCTTATCTGAACCACTTCAAAAAAGGACCGGATGGCGGTAAGTTAAAAGCCGAAACCGACGTGTTGCCGGGCTATCAGATTAAGGGCGGCGTTAGTTATCGTTCTACCGATCAGACACAGGTTTATGCCAATGCCGGTTATGTTTCTAAAGTACCCATTTTTGATGATGTAATTGACGATTACAATGGAATTAAAAATGAGGATTACAAAAATTCCACTTTTACCTCTGTGGAATTTGGTATGAATTATACTTCGGCCAATCGCCAGTTTGTTTTAAAAACCAATGTCTATTACACCAAATGGAATAACCGCACTTTCCGCGAAAGTTCTTTTCCGTTCGAAGGCGAAGAATATCTGGTCTATCTCTCCGGTGTGAATCAGGAGCATTACGGTATTGAATTTGAAGGCGCCTATCAACCTTCGCGCTTATGGCGTCTGGACTTTGCCGGATCTATCGGACACTGGATGTACACAAAAGATGTTCAGGGCGAGGCGCGCTACATCGAAACCGGACTCCGTATTCCGTACAGCATCTACATCCGCGACCTGATGGTGGGCGATGCTCCGCAAACGCAGTTGGCTCTTGCCGGCTCATTCTTCCCAATTCGCGGTTTGAATACGCAGATAGTTTATAGATATTATGCCCGTTACTGGTCAGACTTTAATCCGTTTGACAGAATAGATCTGGCCGATCGCGCTCAACCATGGAGAGTGCCGGATTATGGCGTGATGGATTTGCACGTGATGTATGATCTGCCTTTCCATTTTCAGGGCGTGAAATTCAGAGTTTTTGCCCATGTTTACAATGTATTTGATCAGATTTACATACAGGATGCCACGGACAATAGCCAGTACAATGCTTATACCAGCAATGGCAAAACCCACTCTGCAGACGACGCAGAAGTATTTATGGGCCTGCCGCGCTTTTTTAACATAGGCATTACGGTTCGCTATTAA
- a CDS encoding UbiA family prenyltransferase, whose product MNTSEEILEQKIAAILSEADRMTLATSVDGNSSASSVFFARDGEDLIFFTFNPTRKAEQIRVNPRVQAVIWPRGMEGIRGLQIEGLCFKIKDAQEIKKAHDLILQTTTAFKEFMDDPFLIKNKVVGYYRIKPTLIKYVDFYADEKFQFKEFPQNEWSAFKEALHAAGKRALLWIRAVRAPFFTASIVPILLGAVIAFGDLKHAGAAALWNWKFFWLTLIGGILAQAGTNLSNDYFDHTSRNDEYNKWFSPFNGGSRMIQAGLIRPYKILLAAVLAFATTLVIGFYLNARITGSVLGNSPLLWIGILGVLLGMLYTWNPVRLGYHGLGELSIALGFGPIMVLGTHFVLTQPIVHNDLANWHYMRPLLASVPVAILIMLVVWINQFQDAPADARVGKNTWVVRLAKIQNNQILYEGPFAYYVAFNVFSFAFIIFLAVLGVIRPELSTPYVLIALLPAALLYKAVQWGREWLKAWSAPDSDRSRLPYELLKVNVSTIGLHFFTGILLIFAFWLGS is encoded by the coding sequence ATGAATACGTCTGAAGAAATTCTGGAACAGAAGATTGCGGCTATTTTAAGTGAAGCCGACCGCATGACCCTGGCCACTTCGGTGGATGGAAACAGTTCGGCTTCGTCGGTGTTTTTTGCCAGAGACGGAGAGGATTTGATCTTTTTTACGTTTAATCCCACGCGCAAAGCGGAGCAAATTCGCGTCAATCCACGGGTGCAGGCGGTGATCTGGCCCCGGGGCATGGAAGGAATCCGCGGATTGCAAATCGAAGGTTTGTGCTTTAAAATTAAAGATGCGCAGGAAATTAAAAAGGCCCACGATTTAATTCTGCAAACCACAACGGCTTTTAAAGAGTTCATGGATGATCCCTTCCTCATTAAAAATAAGGTGGTCGGGTATTACCGCATTAAACCGACCCTGATTAAGTACGTTGATTTTTATGCAGACGAAAAATTTCAATTCAAAGAGTTCCCGCAAAATGAATGGTCTGCATTCAAAGAGGCCCTGCACGCCGCGGGGAAGCGTGCGCTGCTCTGGATCAGAGCGGTTCGGGCTCCGTTCTTTACTGCATCAATTGTGCCAATTTTGCTGGGAGCGGTGATTGCTTTTGGCGATTTAAAACATGCCGGCGCGGCTGCTCTGTGGAACTGGAAATTTTTCTGGCTGACGCTGATCGGCGGCATTCTGGCCCAGGCCGGCACCAATCTGTCCAATGATTATTTTGACCACACATCCCGAAACGATGAGTACAATAAGTGGTTCAGTCCCTTTAACGGCGGCAGCCGCATGATTCAGGCCGGCCTGATTCGTCCTTACAAGATTTTGCTGGCGGCCGTGCTGGCCTTTGCCACAACTCTGGTAATCGGGTTTTATTTGAACGCCCGCATTACCGGCTCTGTTCTGGGCAACAGTCCGCTTTTGTGGATTGGTATTTTGGGCGTGCTTCTGGGCATGCTTTACACCTGGAATCCGGTTAGGCTGGGCTACCATGGCCTGGGCGAACTTTCCATTGCGCTTGGCTTTGGCCCCATCATGGTGCTGGGGACGCATTTTGTGTTGACCCAGCCGATCGTCCACAACGATCTGGCTAACTGGCACTACATGCGTCCCCTGCTGGCTTCGGTGCCGGTGGCGATTTTAATCATGTTAGTGGTGTGGATCAACCAGTTTCAGGATGCCCCGGCCGATGCGCGCGTCGGGAAAAACACCTGGGTGGTGCGTCTGGCTAAAATCCAAAACAATCAAATCCTTTACGAAGGGCCGTTTGCCTATTATGTGGCTTTTAATGTGTTTAGCTTTGCCTTCATCATTTTTCTGGCCGTGCTGGGCGTTATTCGTCCGGAGCTTTCTACGCCCTATGTGCTAATTGCTTTATTGCCGGCGGCGCTGCTCTACAAAGCGGTGCAGTGGGGCAGAGAATGGCTTAAAGCCTGGAGCGCGCCAGATTCCGATAGGTCCAGATTGCCCTATGAATTGTTGAAGGTCAATGTCTCGACCATCGGTTTGCATTTTTTCACAGGAATTTTATTGATCTTTGCCTTCTGGCTGGGCAGTTGA
- a CDS encoding NAD(P) transhydrogenase subunit alpha, translated as MDGILISLYIFVLAIFVGFEVITKVPPLLHTPLMSGSNAISGITIVGALISAGAGHNQVAKILGLLAVITATINVVGGYLVTDRMLEMFKKDKTGQKR; from the coding sequence ATGGATGGTATTTTAATTTCATTGTACATCTTTGTTCTGGCCATATTTGTGGGCTTTGAGGTTATTACAAAAGTTCCCCCATTGCTGCACACGCCGCTCATGTCCGGTTCCAATGCCATTTCGGGCATTACCATTGTGGGGGCTTTAATCAGCGCCGGCGCCGGGCACAATCAGGTGGCTAAAATTCTTGGGCTGCTGGCAGTGATTACCGCAACCATTAATGTGGTCGGCGGTTACCTGGTTACCGACCGTATGCTTGAGATGTTTAAAAAAGACAAAACCGGGCAAAAAAGGTAG
- a CDS encoding Re/Si-specific NAD(P)(+) transhydrogenase subunit alpha, with amino-acid sequence MKVGIPKEIREGETRVALVPAMVSVLTKMEHEVLVQKGAGESASFADEAYEQAGAQLVDDAAKLYEQADVVLKVQAPTVEEAKQIKEGGVYVGFLAPLANPDVVRVLAERKVTAFALEFVPRISRAQSMDALSAMATVAGYKAVLLAANMVGKMFPLLMTAAGTIPPANVLVLGAGVAGLQAIATARRLGARVEAFDPRPAVREQVQSLGATFIEMELPEEDVETEGGYAKEQSEAFLKKEQEAIAGRLSRMDVVVTTAQIFGKRAPLLITEEMVKLMPEGAAIIDLAAEQGGNCELTEAGKTVEKHGVKIYGAVNLPAMVPVHASQMYSKTVTNLFKQLFKDQTLNFEDEITLKACITRDGEVVNELIASALKEGGR; translated from the coding sequence TTGAAAGTAGGAATCCCAAAAGAAATTCGGGAAGGCGAAACAAGAGTGGCGCTTGTTCCCGCGATGGTTTCCGTTCTTACGAAAATGGAGCATGAAGTGCTGGTGCAAAAGGGAGCCGGCGAAAGCGCTTCGTTTGCGGACGAAGCCTACGAGCAGGCCGGCGCCCAATTAGTGGATGATGCGGCAAAGCTTTACGAGCAGGCTGATGTCGTTTTAAAGGTGCAGGCGCCGACCGTGGAAGAGGCAAAACAGATTAAGGAGGGCGGTGTTTACGTCGGTTTTCTGGCGCCGCTGGCCAATCCGGACGTGGTTCGTGTTCTGGCGGAGCGAAAGGTGACCGCCTTTGCGCTGGAATTTGTGCCACGAATTTCCCGGGCGCAGAGCATGGACGCCTTAAGCGCCATGGCCACGGTGGCCGGCTACAAAGCGGTGCTGCTGGCGGCAAACATGGTGGGCAAGATGTTCCCCCTGTTGATGACCGCAGCGGGCACCATTCCGCCGGCTAATGTGCTGGTTTTGGGCGCCGGGGTGGCTGGCTTGCAGGCCATTGCCACGGCTCGTCGCCTGGGGGCAAGAGTAGAGGCCTTCGATCCGCGGCCGGCCGTACGGGAACAGGTGCAGAGTCTGGGCGCAACATTCATCGAAATGGAACTGCCGGAAGAGGACGTGGAAACCGAAGGCGGGTATGCGAAGGAACAATCGGAAGCCTTTCTGAAAAAAGAACAGGAAGCCATTGCCGGCAGGCTTTCCAGAATGGATGTGGTGGTGACCACCGCGCAAATTTTTGGCAAGCGCGCGCCGCTGTTGATTACGGAAGAGATGGTCAAACTGATGCCGGAAGGCGCGGCGATTATCGATCTGGCTGCCGAACAGGGCGGGAACTGCGAACTAACAGAAGCCGGCAAAACCGTCGAAAAACACGGCGTCAAAATTTATGGCGCGGTCAATTTGCCGGCCATGGTGCCCGTACATGCCAGTCAGATGTACTCCAAAACGGTCACCAATTTGTTTAAACAATTATTTAAAGATCAAACGCTTAATTTTGAAGATGAAATCACGTTAAAAGCTTGCATTACTCGTGACGGAGAAGTGGTTAACGAGTTAATAGCCAGCGCTTTGAAAGAAGGAGGCAGGTAA
- a CDS encoding ComF family protein, with amino-acid sequence MFNLKHVVHDWVVEPVLSFVAPAQCLICGEPLLQSHKVVCQSCYSKISPLDPAYLESLRDEIRTPYFDDLIVCYPFDQTFQYLIHLLKYQRQFSVAELFGERLAHFVPLNFDLVTAVPLNPARYKERGYNQSELIAKQLSNITRIPLSSNLLIRLRNTQSQTKLSREERKKNVKDAFTINGEVEGKRILLIDDVITTGSTLNECARELKKNGASWVTAAALATPTDFFQSDDISQMDVGDRMLNQIHG; translated from the coding sequence ATGTTTAATTTGAAACACGTTGTGCACGACTGGGTCGTGGAGCCGGTACTGTCTTTTGTTGCGCCGGCTCAGTGTTTAATTTGCGGGGAACCGCTATTGCAGAGCCACAAAGTTGTTTGTCAAAGCTGCTACAGCAAAATTTCTCCGCTTGATCCGGCCTATCTGGAAAGTTTGCGCGATGAAATCCGTACGCCCTATTTTGACGATTTGATCGTCTGTTATCCATTCGATCAAACGTTTCAGTACTTAATCCATCTTCTTAAGTATCAGCGTCAATTTTCCGTGGCGGAGCTTTTTGGAGAGCGCTTAGCCCACTTTGTCCCGCTTAATTTTGACCTGGTAACCGCCGTTCCTTTAAATCCTGCGCGCTACAAAGAACGCGGCTACAATCAGAGCGAGCTGATCGCCAAACAACTTTCCAACATTACGCGTATTCCGCTATCTTCCAATCTCCTAATTCGTCTGCGCAACACACAATCGCAAACCAAACTCTCGCGCGAAGAACGCAAAAAGAACGTCAAAGACGCTTTTACGATTAACGGCGAGGTGGAAGGAAAACGCATTTTACTGATCGACGATGTGATTACCACCGGCAGCACACTGAACGAATGCGCCAGAGAATTGAAGAAGAACGGCGCCAGTTGGGTTACGGCGGCAGCGCTGGCCACACCAACCGATTTTTTTCAGTCGGACGACATCTCGCAAATGGATGTTGGCGATCGGATGTTAAATCAAATCCATGGATAA
- a CDS encoding sigma-70 family RNA polymerase sigma factor — translation MMSNSIDAMWLDYKTQRNLKIRQQLLLKYMGLVKYVVRKMIKNYPQALEENDLYQIGVVGLAEAIDRFDPEYGIKFETYAIPRIKGSIIDELRKLDWIPRSLRAKLNHFRDKSVELEQKFSGNYTDEEVANGLGLNEKDVKNIKRDLNSATLYSLDKPLDNNGKQNLYDLIEDQDYVRADEIIEEEEMKRVLLKAIKKLPEKTRLAITLYYYEKLTFKEIGKILNVSESRISQIHSETMAKLRKEITKMLYV, via the coding sequence ATGATGAGTAATTCTATAGACGCCATGTGGTTAGACTACAAAACCCAACGCAATCTTAAAATCCGCCAACAACTTCTGCTTAAGTACATGGGACTTGTAAAATATGTTGTGCGTAAGATGATTAAAAACTATCCCCAAGCATTAGAAGAAAATGATCTTTATCAAATTGGCGTGGTGGGCCTGGCAGAAGCCATTGATCGTTTCGATCCGGAATACGGAATTAAGTTTGAAACCTATGCCATTCCTCGTATTAAAGGATCAATCATTGATGAGCTGCGCAAGCTGGACTGGATTCCAAGGTCGTTAAGGGCAAAGTTGAATCATTTTCGTGATAAAAGCGTAGAGTTGGAACAAAAATTTTCTGGAAATTATACGGATGAAGAAGTTGCCAACGGCCTGGGCTTAAACGAAAAAGATGTTAAAAATATTAAAAGAGATTTAAACTCCGCCACTCTGTATTCATTGGATAAACCTTTAGATAATAACGGCAAGCAAAACCTTTACGATCTTATTGAAGATCAGGATTATGTAAGAGCAGATGAAATAATTGAAGAAGAAGAGATGAAAAGAGTGTTATTAAAGGCCATTAAAAAATTGCCGGAGAAAACGCGTTTAGCCATCACTCTGTATTATTACGAGAAATTAACCTTCAAAGAAATCGGAAAGATATTAAATGTTTCCGAATCACGAATTTCTCAGATCCATTCAGAGACCATGGCCAAGTTGCGTAAAGAAATTACAAAAATGCTCTACGTTTAA